One region of Limnospira fusiformis SAG 85.79 genomic DNA includes:
- a CDS encoding group II intron maturase-specific domain-containing protein, translating to MIKDVIKQHKTSPQLTLRSQLNLMIQGWSNYYSRVVSSETFRKLDYIIWEMLRAWTISRCGRANLHEKLRNYFRNETVKLSNGKTRHESWLFKANDGTTLWQHDWTPLVRHTLTRPEATPYDGNWTYWATRKGQATDTPNRVAKLLKKQKGKCTWCGQYFTPSDIAEVDHIVPRSQGGKDEYKNLQLLHRHTRDDKTALDEERLLYS from the coding sequence GTGATTAAAGACGTAATCAAACAGCACAAAACATCGCCTCAATTAACCCTAAGAAGTCAACTAAACCTGATGATTCAGGGATGGTCAAATTATTATTCAAGGGTCGTCTCATCGGAGACCTTCAGAAAACTAGATTATATAATCTGGGAAATGTTAAGGGCATGGACAATATCAAGATGTGGAAGGGCGAACCTACATGAAAAGCTAAGAAACTATTTCAGGAATGAAACGGTTAAACTTAGTAACGGAAAAACAAGGCACGAAAGTTGGTTATTTAAAGCCAATGATGGAACCACACTATGGCAACATGATTGGACTCCATTGGTCAGACATACCCTAACACGCCCGGAAGCAACACCATACGACGGAAACTGGACTTACTGGGCAACCAGGAAAGGACAAGCAACCGACACGCCAAATAGGGTAGCAAAACTACTCAAAAAGCAAAAAGGTAAGTGTACCTGGTGTGGGCAATACTTTACCCCATCAGATATAGCTGAAGTAGACCACATTGTACCTCGAAGCCAAGGTGGAAAGGATGAATACAAAAACCTTCAGTTACTACATCGCCACACCCGCGATGATAAAACAGCTCTTGATGAAGAGAGGTTGCTGTACTCTTAA
- a CDS encoding reverse transcriptase N-terminal domain-containing protein — translation MAIASSKRGFGKSKPTKTTNNAWKEIPWTKVHRKVFKLQKSIFQAAKSGQDAKVRRWQRLLVKSYYARLLAVRL, via the coding sequence ATGGCGATAGCGAGTTCAAAGAGAGGATTTGGCAAGTCCAAACCAACCAAGACTACGAACAACGCATGGAAGGAAATCCCATGGACTAAGGTTCATCGGAAAGTCTTTAAGCTCCAAAAGAGTATATTTCAAGCAGCTAAATCGGGACAGGATGCAAAGGTAAGAAGGTGGCAACGTCTATTGGTGAAATCATATTACGCCCGACTCTTAGCGGTGCGACTGTAG
- a CDS encoding alpha/beta hydrolase: protein MGLNFQWSRFKLAVLSAIALGTHIAIATPVKAAETIIVRQGIMSLSLAIEDLETLANTGKVPPGLRGYELFLSPQQKQQVLGVLNSQVGIPPTAVSNLLTTQIGENILDEIATITRTQDPQTRGADIKTALLEAAESESGLSILGFLQSYPNPELRIDIDVAFDVFSRLNRSFWQTQQFMVEIVQQLGPTDANVS, encoded by the coding sequence ATGGGGCTGAACTTTCAATGGTCTAGGTTCAAGTTAGCTGTACTTTCGGCGATCGCATTGGGGACTCATATTGCGATCGCTACCCCAGTGAAGGCAGCAGAAACAATTATAGTTCGCCAAGGGATTATGTCTCTCTCTCTGGCGATCGAAGATTTAGAAACATTAGCCAACACCGGAAAAGTTCCCCCCGGACTCCGAGGTTATGAGCTGTTTCTGTCCCCCCAACAAAAACAACAAGTCCTGGGAGTCTTAAATTCTCAAGTAGGTATCCCACCCACCGCCGTCAGCAATTTACTGACAACCCAAATTGGCGAAAACATCCTTGACGAAATTGCCACCATTACCCGCACTCAGGACCCCCAAACCCGAGGCGCAGACATTAAAACCGCCCTATTAGAAGCAGCCGAAAGCGAGTCTGGGTTATCAATACTAGGGTTTTTACAAAGCTACCCTAACCCAGAATTGAGAATTGATATCGATGTCGCCTTTGATGTATTTAGTCGCCTCAACCGTTCTTTTTGGCAGACTCAGCAGTTTATGGTGGAAATAGTCCAACAATTAGGACCCACAGATGCTAATGTCTCTTGA